From the genome of bacterium, one region includes:
- a CDS encoding RluA family pseudouridine synthase, translating to MGEGGAFQIEITSARAGQRADTAVAALLTERLDMNVSRERAKTIITTGLVSQDGKRLKPASKLREGMLEIAASPERIAALIEEFLGSITIEPQDIPLDVIHEDARIIVINKQAGVAVHPSPSDRGPTVAGALLHRYGAPALSIPLEIPRFDAPSPAPHPLETEEQRIEEPDSFFPSGNASEEEEMSESDEPAYLPGRAEFEYDPVEKIKAALSAHCGVGIVHRLDKMTTGCLVVARDVIAHRHISSDFAARSVQKEYLAVVYGAPKEPFGTLDAPIGRHPKERKQFASGDILARAGTKARFARTDYEVLESNDCFSLLRCILHTGRTHQIRVHLKSIGLEIVGDVLYGTGINARFVRAVDTGRKRDIEALPPALSGLVSDNEERIRIRGLLGIEDGYPYGGHLLHAWRLGFIHPDTGVHTVYTAPPPPSFGITRFRFLHPDPDDD from the coding sequence GTGGGCGAAGGAGGAGCTTTTCAGATAGAGATTACTTCCGCCCGCGCTGGTCAGCGCGCGGACACCGCGGTCGCCGCGCTTTTGACAGAGCGGCTCGATATGAACGTGTCCCGCGAGCGGGCGAAAACCATCATTACGACCGGCCTGGTTAGCCAGGACGGCAAGCGGCTGAAGCCCGCATCAAAGCTGCGCGAAGGAATGCTGGAAATCGCCGCATCGCCGGAGCGCATCGCAGCGCTGATTGAAGAATTTTTGGGAAGCATCACAATCGAGCCGCAGGACATTCCGCTTGACGTAATTCACGAAGATGCCCGCATAATTGTAATTAACAAACAAGCGGGCGTCGCGGTGCATCCGTCGCCGAGCGACCGCGGACCGACCGTCGCGGGGGCGCTGCTTCACCGATACGGCGCGCCCGCGCTTTCGATCCCGCTCGAAATTCCGCGCTTCGACGCGCCGTCCCCTGCCCCGCATCCGTTGGAAACCGAAGAACAGCGCATTGAAGAACCGGACAGCTTTTTCCCGTCCGGCAACGCCTCGGAAGAAGAAGAAATGTCGGAATCCGACGAGCCGGCCTACTTGCCCGGCCGCGCCGAGTTCGAGTACGACCCGGTGGAGAAAATCAAAGCGGCGCTTTCCGCGCACTGCGGCGTCGGAATAGTCCATCGTCTCGACAAAATGACGACGGGATGCCTGGTCGTAGCGCGCGACGTGATTGCGCACCGGCACATTTCAAGCGACTTCGCGGCGCGCTCGGTGCAGAAGGAATATCTCGCCGTGGTGTACGGGGCGCCGAAGGAGCCGTTTGGAACGTTGGACGCGCCGATCGGCCGTCATCCAAAGGAGCGAAAACAGTTCGCTTCGGGCGACATACTGGCGCGCGCGGGCACGAAGGCGCGATTCGCCCGCACGGATTACGAAGTTCTCGAATCGAACGATTGCTTCTCGCTCCTGCGATGCATTCTTCATACAGGCAGAACGCACCAAATCCGCGTCCACCTCAAATCAATCGGGCTGGAAATCGTGGGCGACGTGCTGTATGGAACAGGCATAAATGCGCGGTTCGTTCGAGCGGTCGACACCGGAAGAAAGCGCGATATCGAAGCGCTGCCTCCCGCGCTTTCCGGGCTTGTTTCAGATAATGAAGAAAGGATTCGGATACGAGGGCTTCTAGGAATCGAGGACGGCTATCCCTACGGCGGCCATCTGTTGCACGCGTGGAGGCTGGGATTCATCCATCCGGACACAGGAGTGCACACCGTATACACAGCGCCGCCGCCGCCCTCGTTCGGGATAACCCGCTTCCGATTTCTCCATCCCGACCCGGACGACGATTGA
- a CDS encoding DUF1957 domain-containing protein, which produces MPKDNLPGLLMFVLHAHLPYVRHPEHEHHLEERWLYEAITETYIPLLDMMERLERDGIPFRITMSLTPTLLAMLEDELLRMRYLRFLDSHIELANREAERTWNNDREFHNLALMYRSRLEHCRAVFAEQYQTFLVRGFRRFRESGALEIITCAATHMFLPLAQPTPSAIRRQVAVACAYHERVLGERPEGIWLPECGYFPGLESFLLDEGLRYFFLDTHGLEHASPPPVYGVHAPVYCENGVAAFGRDKESSKSVWSAQEGYPGDRNYRDFYRDIGFDLPLEYVAPYIHEGRVRIHTGFKYYAITGKTAHKRIYDPVAAWNKLNEHASNFHFNRTEQFKHLAAVIDRPPLVVAPYDAELFGHWWYEGPLWLEAVIRRCAEHPGAVALCTAPDYLDAFPANQVAVPAQSSWGDKGYCEFWLSASNEWIYPHFFQLARRMDELEVHFGHWEDGFVRRALAQARRELLLLQASDWAFIMQTGTMVSYAVMRTKSHIANFNHIYEGLRTGTLSDEFLRDCEWKNNIFPDDLM; this is translated from the coding sequence ATGCCGAAGGATAATTTGCCCGGCCTTCTTATGTTCGTGCTCCACGCGCACCTGCCTTACGTGCGCCATCCAGAGCACGAGCACCACCTAGAGGAACGCTGGCTGTACGAAGCTATCACGGAAACATACATTCCGCTCCTCGATATGATGGAGCGCTTGGAACGCGACGGCATCCCCTTCCGAATCACGATGTCGCTCACGCCGACGCTTCTCGCGATGCTCGAGGACGAGCTTCTGCGCATGCGCTATCTTCGATTCCTCGACTCGCACATCGAGCTTGCAAACCGCGAGGCGGAGCGCACATGGAATAACGACCGCGAATTCCACAACCTGGCGCTGATGTACCGCTCCCGCCTCGAGCATTGCCGCGCGGTATTCGCGGAGCAATACCAAACCTTCCTCGTCCGCGGCTTCCGCCGCTTCAGAGAATCCGGCGCGCTCGAAATCATCACCTGCGCGGCCACCCACATGTTCCTCCCGCTTGCGCAGCCCACCCCGTCCGCGATACGCCGCCAAGTGGCGGTCGCGTGTGCGTATCACGAGCGCGTCCTCGGTGAGCGCCCGGAAGGCATCTGGCTGCCTGAATGCGGCTACTTTCCCGGGCTCGAGAGCTTCTTGTTGGACGAAGGCTTGCGCTATTTCTTCCTTGACACGCACGGACTGGAACATGCGTCCCCCCCGCCAGTATACGGCGTGCATGCGCCCGTCTACTGCGAAAACGGCGTCGCCGCGTTCGGAAGGGACAAGGAGTCCTCCAAGTCCGTGTGGAGCGCGCAGGAAGGCTACCCCGGCGACCGGAATTACCGCGATTTTTACCGCGACATCGGCTTCGATCTGCCGCTGGAATACGTCGCTCCCTATATTCACGAGGGACGAGTCCGCATCCACACCGGTTTCAAGTACTACGCGATAACCGGCAAAACGGCGCACAAACGCATATACGATCCCGTTGCCGCATGGAACAAGCTTAACGAGCACGCGTCCAATTTCCACTTCAACCGCACGGAGCAGTTCAAGCATCTCGCGGCGGTGATTGACCGCCCCCCCCTTGTGGTGGCGCCATACGACGCGGAGCTTTTCGGCCACTGGTGGTACGAAGGCCCGCTGTGGCTGGAAGCCGTCATCCGCCGCTGCGCGGAGCATCCCGGCGCCGTCGCTCTTTGCACCGCGCCGGACTATCTCGACGCGTTCCCCGCGAATCAAGTTGCGGTGCCGGCGCAATCAAGCTGGGGGGACAAAGGCTACTGCGAGTTTTGGCTGTCCGCATCGAACGAGTGGATATATCCGCACTTTTTCCAACTGGCGCGCAGGATGGACGAACTGGAAGTCCATTTCGGCCACTGGGAAGACGGGTTTGTCCGCCGCGCGCTGGCCCAGGCGCGGCGGGAGCTGCTTTTATTGCAGGCCAGCGATTGGGCGTTCATAATGCAGACGGGAACAATGGTGTCCTATGCGGTAATGCGCACGAAATCGCATATCGCCAATTTCAACCATATATACGAAGGGCTGCGCACGGGCACGCTTTCCGACGAGTTTCTTCGCGATTGCGAATGGAAAAACAACATTTTTCCTGATGATTTGATGTGA
- a CDS encoding ATP-dependent Clp protease ATP-binding subunit, which yields MYEPEKAPAEPEKEKPKPGHPAKHKDEGEAPDTALPGGPTEGGGGKRVDIIPKATVPLKIKEDQPGPVDSIRRILTEEVIGQERAIEAICRALIRNYAGFRNPYKPIAVMYFAGPTGVGKTETARALARALHGDYRKMIKVDCSEYSEPHAISRLIGSPPGYVGSDLPVIFSKEAVEGKPNTIVLFDEIEKAHFRLHNLLLQIMDEGRLTLARRTKDDDGIVDFTNTIPIMTSNVGAPEIDRLMKEQRIGFKHQTVSMDKADQDIYETVKEAMKRAFTPEFRNRITDFIVFRALNREALYKILQKLLNISATRFAHLGFQVQLTQAARDWLVDRGLDLEMGVRPLVKAVERYIETKLAEHLGYGNIKPGDFIVADVAFDAQHDEDRIVFRRAKRVGKAKKPSKTEITVERY from the coding sequence ATGTACGAACCCGAAAAAGCGCCGGCCGAGCCGGAGAAGGAAAAACCCAAGCCCGGCCATCCGGCGAAGCACAAGGATGAGGGCGAAGCCCCCGACACCGCTTTGCCCGGCGGCCCGACCGAAGGCGGCGGCGGGAAGCGCGTGGACATTATCCCCAAAGCGACCGTTCCGCTGAAAATAAAAGAAGACCAGCCCGGCCCCGTTGACAGCATCCGGCGTATTTTGACGGAAGAAGTCATTGGCCAGGAGCGCGCGATCGAAGCGATATGCCGCGCTTTGATTAGAAACTATGCCGGATTCCGCAATCCTTACAAGCCTATAGCGGTCATGTACTTCGCCGGGCCGACCGGGGTCGGCAAAACCGAAACCGCCCGCGCGCTGGCGCGCGCTTTGCACGGCGACTACCGCAAGATGATCAAGGTGGACTGCAGCGAATACAGCGAGCCGCACGCCATTTCGCGTCTGATCGGCAGCCCTCCGGGATACGTGGGAAGCGACCTTCCGGTGATTTTTTCAAAGGAGGCCGTCGAGGGCAAGCCCAACACGATCGTTCTGTTCGACGAAATCGAAAAGGCGCACTTCCGGCTGCATAACCTTCTCTTGCAGATTATGGACGAGGGCAGGCTGACTCTGGCCAGGCGCACCAAGGACGACGACGGTATCGTGGATTTCACGAATACGATCCCGATCATGACCTCCAACGTAGGCGCGCCGGAAATCGACCGGCTCATGAAGGAGCAGCGCATCGGATTCAAGCACCAGACCGTTTCGATGGACAAGGCCGACCAGGACATTTACGAAACCGTCAAGGAAGCGATGAAACGCGCCTTCACGCCGGAGTTCCGCAACCGCATAACCGACTTCATTGTTTTCCGCGCGTTAAACCGAGAAGCGCTGTATAAAATCCTGCAGAAATTGCTGAACATAAGCGCGACGAGGTTCGCGCATCTCGGATTCCAGGTGCAGCTTACGCAGGCCGCGCGCGACTGGCTGGTGGACCGCGGGCTTGACCTCGAAATGGGCGTTCGGCCTTTGGTCAAGGCCGTAGAGCGTTACATTGAAACGAAGCTGGCCGAGCACCTGGGCTACGGCAATATCAAGCCGGGCGATTTCATCGTGGCCGACGTCGCGTTCGACGCGCAGCATGACGAGGACAGGATAGTCTTCAGGCGCGCCAAGCGCGTTGGAAAGGCCAAGAAGCCGTCAAAGACGGAGATTACCGTCGAAAGGTATTAG
- a CDS encoding carbon starvation protein A, whose translation MNIGLILLISIAIGVAGYKFYARFIARQFEENDGNPTPAKAMEDGVDYVPTRPTILFSHHFATIAGAGPIVGPTLALVYGFLPAWAWIVVGSVFFGAVHDYTALFASLREKGRSVAEITGKTTGKLGFFLYIAFTILLILLVTSAFLDLTVVSLTSIVDGKYFGNAEGTALFPLHKTMVDGAEMVRIGGIATTSVIIITLIAPIVGFIVYRRGIKTWAAVAIALCVSLGSILVGMQLPVVIGDGTYEHIKLPWMLILTVYTFVAAGIPVWIVLQPRDFINSFILYTGVAVLLIAGLAGGVMGITADPELFKLGDNVAKGTALLGPIWPILFITIACGAISGFHSLVAGGTTAKQCATESDAKRIAYGGMLLEGLLATGVIIALAAGLGHGGYMANMYPEAGKGNPILTFALGFGGLANKALGIPLYLATIFGILAVEGFIVTTLDSAVRLNRYLFEELWRFIWKTPPALLMNYMFNAGLSVGLMFLLAVNNGYKIIWPVFGTANQMMAALALIAISIWLVNRKKTAWYTLIPAVFMTATTLYSLIYQLQGLFKKAPADLVQRNVLAVTIVLLILFSVGVIIVGATRLIQLGSHKPGGPKLETAR comes from the coding sequence GTGAACATCGGCTTGATTTTGCTAATTTCGATCGCGATCGGCGTAGCAGGATACAAGTTCTACGCCCGCTTCATAGCCCGCCAGTTCGAGGAAAACGACGGCAATCCCACCCCCGCAAAAGCCATGGAAGACGGCGTGGATTACGTTCCTACCCGTCCGACGATTCTGTTCAGCCACCATTTCGCGACGATCGCGGGAGCCGGGCCGATTGTCGGGCCGACTCTCGCTCTTGTTTACGGATTCCTTCCCGCGTGGGCTTGGATCGTCGTCGGCAGCGTGTTCTTCGGCGCGGTGCACGACTACACGGCTTTGTTCGCAAGCTTACGCGAGAAGGGCAGAAGCGTTGCGGAAATAACTGGCAAAACGACCGGCAAGCTGGGATTTTTTCTTTACATCGCATTCACGATATTGCTGATACTGCTCGTGACGAGCGCGTTTCTTGATTTGACCGTCGTTTCGCTGACTTCGATAGTTGACGGAAAGTATTTCGGAAACGCCGAGGGTACCGCTCTTTTCCCTTTGCACAAAACCATGGTTGACGGCGCGGAAATGGTGCGCATCGGCGGCATCGCGACGACGTCCGTGATTATCATCACGCTGATTGCGCCCATAGTCGGATTCATAGTTTACCGGCGCGGGATTAAAACCTGGGCCGCGGTTGCCATCGCGCTTTGCGTTTCGCTTGGAAGCATCCTTGTCGGAATGCAGCTTCCAGTTGTCATAGGCGACGGGACATACGAGCACATCAAGCTGCCCTGGATGCTAATTCTCACGGTATACACATTCGTCGCCGCGGGCATTCCGGTCTGGATCGTTCTTCAGCCGCGCGATTTCATCAACAGCTTCATACTATACACCGGCGTCGCCGTGTTGTTGATTGCAGGATTGGCTGGCGGAGTTATGGGCATAACAGCCGACCCCGAGCTGTTCAAGCTCGGCGACAACGTAGCCAAGGGAACCGCTCTGCTCGGGCCGATCTGGCCGATTTTGTTCATCACAATCGCCTGCGGCGCGATAAGCGGATTCCATTCGCTGGTCGCCGGCGGCACCACTGCAAAGCAGTGCGCGACCGAGTCCGACGCCAAGCGCATCGCGTACGGCGGGATGCTTCTCGAAGGGCTTTTGGCGACCGGAGTGATCATCGCGCTGGCAGCCGGACTGGGGCACGGCGGATATATGGCGAACATGTATCCCGAGGCGGGCAAAGGAAACCCGATACTCACATTCGCCCTGGGATTCGGCGGCCTGGCCAACAAAGCTCTGGGAATCCCGCTTTACCTTGCGACAATTTTCGGCATACTCGCGGTCGAGGGATTCATTGTAACGACGCTGGACAGCGCGGTCAGGCTCAACCGGTATCTTTTCGAGGAATTGTGGCGGTTCATCTGGAAGACGCCGCCCGCGTTATTGATGAACTATATGTTCAACGCCGGATTGAGCGTGGGACTTATGTTTCTGCTTGCGGTAAACAACGGATACAAAATCATCTGGCCCGTATTCGGCACCGCGAACCAGATGATGGCCGCGCTCGCGCTTATAGCGATAAGCATCTGGCTGGTCAACAGAAAGAAAACCGCCTGGTATACGCTCATTCCCGCGGTGTTTATGACCGCGACCACGCTTTATTCGCTCATTTACCAGCTCCAGGGGCTGTTCAAGAAGGCGCCCGCGGACCTGGTGCAGCGCAACGTGCTCGCCGTGACCATCGTACTTTTAATCCTGTTCAGCGTCGGCGTGATAATCGTCGGCGCGACAAGGTTGATACAGCTCGGCTCGCACAAGCCCGGCGGGCCGAAGCTCGAGACGGCACGTTAG
- a CDS encoding YjbH domain-containing protein: MKKFALVAVLFAVIGAVCAPRPAQAKITELNQIPTADVIGVAKFRINFDVSFTGGENTIGSITEDGTGFLLGATAGVFPKLEVGVTVPFEEFDIGAGFWPEAPSQTDAQFEFKFNVIEESLTMPGVSVGMRNIASDADANYFVVVSKHFTELVGLHAGAQGNTFGMDDDIQFFAGANAKVIPGMLELMADWQNNDGDELDQGVFGLGVKWQGFPMFDIIAKGFFVDGDNNPFDNLYVVEVAWNSI; encoded by the coding sequence ATGAAGAAGTTTGCCCTTGTTGCAGTGCTTTTCGCCGTTATCGGGGCCGTATGCGCGCCTAGGCCCGCGCAGGCGAAAATAACCGAGTTGAACCAGATTCCGACTGCGGACGTAATCGGGGTCGCCAAATTCAGAATCAATTTCGACGTGAGTTTCACAGGCGGCGAGAACACCATCGGCAGCATCACCGAGGACGGCACCGGCTTCCTTCTCGGCGCGACTGCGGGAGTTTTCCCCAAGCTTGAAGTGGGAGTCACCGTCCCGTTCGAAGAATTCGACATCGGAGCGGGTTTCTGGCCGGAGGCGCCTTCCCAGACCGACGCGCAGTTCGAGTTCAAGTTCAACGTTATCGAGGAAAGCCTTACGATGCCGGGCGTTTCGGTCGGTATGCGCAACATAGCCAGCGACGCGGATGCCAATTACTTCGTCGTCGTTTCCAAGCACTTCACCGAGCTGGTCGGACTGCATGCAGGCGCACAGGGGAACACCTTCGGCATGGACGACGACATACAGTTCTTCGCCGGCGCGAACGCCAAGGTTATCCCCGGCATGCTGGAACTAATGGCCGACTGGCAAAACAACGACGGCGACGAGCTTGACCAGGGCGTGTTCGGCCTCGGCGTAAAGTGGCAGGGCTTCCCGATGTTCGACATCATCGCGAAGGGCTTCTTCGTGGACGGGGACAACAATCCGTTCGATAATCTGTACGTCGTGGAAGTCGCCTGGAACAGCATCTAG
- a CDS encoding winged helix-turn-helix transcriptional regulator yields MLRRLGKALSRDEAAPCCDGLTPAQCRTLETLCLCPGCTCATLAEQTGVSASTLTRHVDPLVSAGFVERVEGGDRRVIRLCCTGRGADVAAKIRSRKIGFLEDVLGMIPSDRRKNVVDALEELISAFEKSEGGTCC; encoded by the coding sequence GTGCTGCGACGGCTCGGGAAAGCGCTTTCCCGGGACGAGGCTGCTCCCTGCTGCGACGGGCTGACGCCGGCCCAGTGCCGCACCCTCGAAACGCTCTGCCTTTGCCCCGGCTGCACGTGCGCGACGCTGGCGGAGCAGACGGGCGTGTCCGCATCAACGCTGACGCGTCACGTCGATCCGCTTGTGTCGGCGGGATTTGTGGAGCGCGTCGAGGGCGGCGACAGAAGGGTCATCCGGCTGTGTTGCACGGGGCGGGGAGCGGACGTTGCCGCGAAAATCCGTTCGCGAAAAATCGGCTTTCTGGAAGACGTTCTTGGCATGATTCCGAGCGATCGGCGGAAGAATGTCGTTGACGCGCTTGAGGAGCTGATCTCCGCGTTCGAAAAATCCGAAGGCGGCACTTGCTGCTGA
- a CDS encoding NAD-dependent epimerase/dehydratase family protein, with translation MRVAVTGGAGFIGSHLVDALVGLRHAVLVIDDLSTGKRENLNASVKFEQADIREDRLSDLLSAFKPDAVFHLAAQVSVPDSIRDPDRDFSINAGGSQNVLAAAILSGAEYFVNVSTGIVYGDQTPFVEYPISETADKRLPFPYSRSKYEFERVLVYAAERKKIRGVSVRPGNVYGPRQDPCGEAGVVAIFCSRIIAGKPLVIHGTGEATRDYVYVDDAVDALLLALTYLESGRWRPPTSISDLAYNVGAGVETPVTQIAALLEDVARSRGIEPSGRDNGPPRSGEVMRIALDSSKAARDFEWNPKTDLKSGLVRTFDWFLQSSPSGVK, from the coding sequence GTGCGCGTTGCGGTAACCGGCGGAGCTGGATTCATAGGGAGTCATCTTGTCGACGCGCTCGTCGGCCTGCGGCACGCGGTACTGGTGATTGACGACCTTTCGACGGGAAAACGGGAAAATCTTAACGCCTCCGTGAAGTTCGAGCAGGCGGACATCCGCGAGGATCGCCTTTCGGATTTGCTTTCGGCATTCAAACCGGACGCAGTATTTCATCTCGCCGCGCAGGTGAGCGTCCCGGACAGCATCCGCGATCCGGACAGGGATTTCTCGATAAATGCCGGCGGAAGCCAGAACGTGCTCGCGGCGGCCATTCTGTCAGGCGCGGAATATTTCGTCAATGTTTCAACCGGCATCGTGTACGGCGACCAAACTCCGTTCGTCGAATATCCGATCTCCGAAACCGCGGACAAGCGATTGCCGTTTCCTTACAGCCGCTCGAAGTACGAGTTCGAGAGGGTGCTCGTATACGCGGCGGAGCGCAAGAAAATCCGCGGCGTATCAGTCAGACCCGGCAACGTTTACGGCCCGCGACAGGATCCCTGCGGAGAAGCCGGCGTGGTGGCGATTTTTTGCAGCAGGATTATCGCGGGAAAGCCGCTCGTGATCCACGGCACCGGTGAAGCTACACGGGATTACGTATACGTTGATGACGCGGTCGATGCATTGCTGCTCGCGTTGACCTATCTCGAAAGCGGGCGCTGGCGCCCGCCGACCTCGATAAGCGATCTGGCGTACAACGTCGGCGCTGGCGTCGAAACTCCCGTAACGCAAATAGCGGCATTGCTGGAAGATGTTGCAAGGTCACGCGGCATCGAGCCCTCGGGAAGAGATAACGGCCCGCCCAGATCGGGCGAAGTGATGCGGATCGCGCTCGATTCTTCAAAGGCGGCGCGGGATTTCGAATGGAATCCCAAAACGGATTTGAAATCCGGACTCGTGCGCACATTCGACTGGTTTTTGCAATCGAGCCCAAGCGGGGTAAAATGA
- a CDS encoding carbamoyltransferase HypF, with protein MRFRVSITGIVQGVGFRPNVHKLAERFGIRGWVLNNSSGVTMEIEPPPGGGKNELTRFLLALKDEAPPLAKILTIEAIELPAVGFAGFEIRDSERLPGELTLISPDVALCADCKAELFDPGDRRHLYPFINCTNCGPRYSIIRSIPYDRPNTTMAAFTMCDACAAEYSDVGDRRYHAQPDCCPACGPSVELVDFTGVKIAGGESDETGAIAVCARMILDGKIVAIKGVGGFHLACDASNPAAVGLLRARKRRARAKPFAVMVRDLKSALEICDVSELEASLISSTAAPIMLLKRARLERHPVASEVAPGQSRLGVMIAYAPLHHVIFHWLERLRVSPLESKDTRLDKAGVPRSIILVMTSANISEEPLVSQNREALEKLSGLADALLMHNRDIHAKCDDSVARVVSGRIQLIRHSRGFSPHPVSFASDGPQVLGVGAEKKNTFALSRGRFGFLSPHMGDMENLETMRFFEETLEHYKSLFSIEPEAVACDLHPDYLATKWAEEYTARNGLPLYRVQHHHAHMASVLAEHGEAGPALGVSFDGTGYGPDGTLWGGEFLWGGLSDYRRFGKFFPLKLPGGEGAIKEPWRVALAALSTLDDGELAGAARSLLEKRLSADAIPVDKIADVRRMIDRNANCVATSSCGRLFDAISALVGLCHTASYEGQAAMLLEEAMGDPLAWRGELDPYRWRWREARPTEAIAGFLSSEDGGGHPPPIVLDWRPLVEDACKDLLSGLSLARISARFHLAIVDIVCDAAFRAHTVLGAEIVALSGGCFQNAFLVEEITRRLPKTRFRVLTGSLVPPNDAGVSLGQVASARAAIGKSGAQG; from the coding sequence TTGCGGTTCCGCGTTTCCATTACGGGCATCGTCCAGGGCGTCGGCTTTCGTCCGAACGTTCACAAGCTGGCGGAGCGCTTCGGAATCCGCGGCTGGGTGCTCAACAATTCAAGCGGCGTCACGATGGAGATCGAGCCGCCTCCCGGGGGCGGAAAAAACGAGCTGACGCGCTTCCTGCTTGCCCTAAAGGACGAAGCTCCGCCGCTTGCGAAAATCCTTACGATTGAAGCCATCGAGCTTCCGGCCGTCGGTTTCGCCGGATTCGAAATCCGCGACAGCGAGCGGCTTCCCGGCGAGCTTACGCTTATAAGCCCGGACGTCGCGCTTTGCGCGGACTGCAAAGCCGAGCTGTTCGATCCGGGCGACCGGCGCCATCTGTATCCGTTCATCAACTGCACAAACTGCGGGCCGCGCTATTCGATAATCCGCTCGATTCCCTACGACCGGCCGAACACAACGATGGCCGCGTTTACGATGTGCGATGCGTGCGCGGCGGAATACTCCGACGTCGGCGACCGCCGCTATCACGCCCAGCCTGATTGCTGCCCCGCCTGCGGTCCGTCGGTCGAGCTTGTGGATTTCACCGGTGTTAAAATTGCGGGGGGGGAGTCAGATGAAACCGGTGCGATTGCGGTCTGCGCGCGCATGATCCTGGACGGCAAAATCGTCGCGATTAAAGGCGTCGGTGGATTCCACCTGGCATGCGACGCGTCGAATCCCGCGGCGGTCGGCCTTCTGCGCGCCCGCAAACGTCGAGCCCGGGCAAAACCTTTTGCCGTAATGGTGCGCGATCTCAAATCCGCGCTTGAAATCTGCGATGTTTCGGAACTTGAGGCGTCGCTGATTTCTTCCACCGCAGCGCCGATTATGCTTCTAAAGCGCGCGCGCTTGGAGCGGCATCCGGTCGCTTCCGAAGTCGCCCCGGGCCAATCCAGGCTGGGCGTTATGATTGCGTACGCGCCGCTGCATCACGTGATTTTCCACTGGCTTGAGCGATTGCGCGTTTCTCCGCTTGAATCCAAGGATACGCGTCTGGACAAAGCGGGTGTCCCCCGTTCCATCATCCTGGTCATGACCAGCGCGAATATTTCCGAAGAGCCGCTGGTCTCGCAAAACCGCGAAGCGCTGGAAAAACTTTCCGGCCTTGCGGACGCTTTGCTTATGCACAACCGGGACATCCACGCGAAATGCGACGACAGCGTTGCGCGCGTGGTTTCGGGACGCATCCAGCTGATCCGCCACAGCCGGGGCTTTTCGCCGCATCCAGTCAGTTTCGCATCGGACGGACCGCAGGTTTTGGGAGTGGGCGCCGAGAAAAAAAACACCTTCGCGCTTTCGCGCGGCCGCTTCGGTTTTCTCTCTCCGCACATGGGTGATATGGAAAATCTCGAAACGATGCGGTTTTTCGAGGAAACGCTGGAACATTACAAATCGCTTTTTTCAATCGAGCCCGAAGCGGTCGCGTGCGACCTTCATCCGGATTACCTCGCGACGAAGTGGGCGGAGGAATACACCGCACGCAACGGGCTGCCGCTTTACCGCGTCCAGCACCACCACGCGCACATGGCGTCCGTCCTTGCGGAGCATGGCGAGGCCGGCCCCGCGCTGGGCGTATCATTCGACGGCACCGGCTACGGCCCGGACGGTACGCTGTGGGGGGGGGAGTTTCTATGGGGCGGTCTTTCGGATTACCGTCGATTCGGCAAGTTTTTTCCGCTCAAACTGCCGGGGGGCGAGGGTGCAATCAAGGAGCCATGGCGCGTCGCGCTCGCGGCTTTGTCCACGCTCGACGACGGGGAACTCGCCGGAGCCGCGCGGTCGCTTCTGGAAAAGCGGCTTTCTGCGGACGCAATCCCCGTTGACAAAATCGCCGACGTACGCCGGATGATCGATCGAAACGCGAACTGCGTTGCCACTTCGTCCTGCGGCCGCTTGTTCGACGCCATCAGCGCGCTCGTCGGGTTATGCCATACCGCAAGCTATGAAGGTCAGGCGGCGATGCTGCTGGAGGAGGCGATGGGCGATCCGCTGGCCTGGCGGGGCGAACTTGATCCGTACCGCTGGCGGTGGCGGGAGGCGCGGCCGACGGAGGCCATCGCCGGCTTTCTTTCAAGCGAAGACGGAGGCGGGCATCCGCCGCCGATAGTGCTGGACTGGCGCCCGCTCGTCGAGGATGCTTGCAAGGATCTGCTTTCGGGATTGTCGCTCGCGCGCATTTCGGCGAGGTTCCACCTTGCGATTGTGGACATAGTATGCGACGCGGCTTTTCGCGCGCACACCGTTCTCGGAGCGGAAATCGTCGCGCTTTCCGGCGGATGTTTCCAGAACGCCTTTTTGGTGGAAGAAATAACGCGCCGCCTGCCGAAAACGCGGTTCCGCGTTCTCACCGGCTCGCTCGTGCCGCCCAACGACGCGGGAGTATCTCTCGGTCAAGTGGCATCCGCGCGTGCGGCGATTGGTAAATCCGGTGCGCAGGGTTGA